In one window of Janthinobacterium sp. 1_2014MBL_MicDiv DNA:
- a CDS encoding FKBP-type peptidyl-prolyl cis-trans isomerase: MKIAKNTVVTVNYKLSDAQDNLIEDGRQPMVYLHGDYENTLPKIEEELDGKEVGYSNTIQIEPDDAFGEYDPALVKVEPRNRLPEPLEVGMQFEGMPESDSPDEEAMIFTVTDIADDKVVLDGNHPLAGIALRFSLTVADVREATDEEIAHGHVHGAHGHDHGDEDDEGEDGDHFRTHPIH, from the coding sequence ATGAAGATTGCCAAGAATACGGTCGTGACTGTCAACTACAAACTGTCAGACGCGCAAGACAATCTGATCGAAGACGGCCGCCAGCCTATGGTCTACCTGCATGGTGATTATGAAAACACCCTGCCGAAGATCGAAGAAGAGCTCGACGGCAAGGAAGTCGGCTATTCCAACACGATCCAGATCGAACCGGATGATGCTTTCGGTGAATACGATCCAGCCCTGGTCAAGGTAGAGCCGCGCAATCGCCTGCCTGAGCCGCTGGAAGTGGGCATGCAGTTCGAAGGCATGCCGGAAAGCGATTCGCCGGACGAAGAAGCGATGATCTTCACGGTCACCGATATCGCCGACGACAAAGTCGTGCTCGATGGTAACCATCCACTGGCCGGCATCGCGCTGCGCTTCTCGCTGACCGTCGCTGACGTACGCGAAGCCACCGACGAAGAAATCGCCCATGGCCACGTGCATGGCGCACACGGCCATGATCATGGCGACGAAGATGATGAAGGCGAAGACGGCGATCACTTCCGCACTCACCCAATCCACTAA
- a CDS encoding cupin domain-containing protein: MKKLTLLGDITPAQFLRDYWHKKPLLIRQAVPGFKALFDFKALAELATLDHVESRLVSHADGHWNMQQGPLTSLPSLKQKEWTLLVQGANLHSAKADALLRQFRFLPDARLDDLMVSFATDGGGVGPHFDSYDVFLLQGQGKRHWRIGAQKDLSLIDGLPLKILSNFTPDEEFTLEPGDMLYLPPHYAHDGVAIGDCQTYSIGFRSPSFQELGEAFLQFMADSIDLPGIYSDPELKASAKPAEIPREMLATITEEMNKVRFTEEDVTIFLGEHLSEPKHNVFFTPLSKPLTVGRFADAAQKKGVVLSRKTLMLYRGKNVFINGESFAIGKADKATLETLANDRALDGAAVAQASDDVMDALYTWYQDGWIELA; this comes from the coding sequence ATGAAAAAATTAACTCTCCTCGGCGATATCACGCCAGCGCAATTCCTGCGCGACTACTGGCATAAAAAACCCCTGCTGATCCGTCAGGCCGTGCCTGGCTTCAAGGCCCTGTTCGATTTCAAGGCCCTGGCCGAGCTGGCCACCCTGGACCACGTCGAATCGCGCCTCGTCAGCCATGCCGACGGCCACTGGAACATGCAGCAAGGTCCGTTGACCAGCCTGCCCTCGCTGAAACAGAAGGAATGGACCCTGCTGGTGCAGGGCGCCAACCTGCACAGCGCCAAGGCCGACGCCCTGCTGCGCCAGTTCCGTTTCCTGCCGGACGCGCGCCTGGACGACCTGATGGTCAGCTTCGCCACCGACGGCGGCGGCGTGGGCCCGCACTTCGATTCCTACGACGTGTTCCTGCTGCAAGGCCAGGGCAAGCGCCACTGGCGCATCGGCGCCCAGAAGGACCTGAGCCTGATCGACGGCTTGCCGCTGAAGATTCTCAGCAATTTCACGCCCGACGAGGAATTCACGCTGGAACCGGGCGACATGCTGTATCTGCCGCCCCACTACGCGCACGACGGCGTCGCCATCGGCGACTGCCAGACCTACTCGATCGGCTTCCGTTCGCCATCGTTCCAGGAACTGGGCGAAGCCTTCCTGCAATTCATGGCCGATTCCATCGACTTGCCGGGCATCTATAGCGACCCGGAACTGAAAGCCTCGGCCAAGCCGGCCGAGATTCCACGCGAAATGCTCGCCACCATCACGGAAGAGATGAACAAGGTGCGCTTCACGGAAGAAGACGTCACCATCTTCCTAGGCGAACACCTGTCCGAACCGAAGCACAATGTGTTTTTCACGCCACTGTCGAAGCCCCTGACGGTGGGCCGCTTCGCGGACGCCGCACAGAAGAAGGGTGTCGTGTTGTCGCGCAAGACGCTAATGCTGTATCGTGGCAAGAATGTCTTCATCAATGGCGAGTCGTTTGCCATTGGCAAGGCCGACAAAGCGACACTGGAAACCCTGGCCAACGACCGCGCCCTCGACGGCGCCGCCGTGGCCCAGGCTTCCGACGATGTGATGGATGCCTTATATACCTGGTATCAGGATGGCTGGATCGAACTGGCCTGA
- the mutS gene encoding DNA mismatch repair protein MutS — MTTVPKEINAAAAKKNTAEKLTPMMQQYLGIKENHPTMLVFYRMGDFYELFFEDAEKASRLLGITLTARGVASGNPIKMCGVPFHSLDGYLAKLVKLGESVAICEQIGDPATSKGPVERKVMRVVTPGTLTDADLLPEKAERPLLAMCSITQRKTVTTGLAWLSLASGALKLMEFSGDSATVAVRLQQELERIVPAEILSGDNGNLFDDYAGTHINRVPDWHFDVVGGHKALLDQLGVATLTGFGADGLGAAFGAAGALLRYAQSTQGRGLQHVRSLTTETESEFIGLDAATRRNLELTETIRGQESPTLFSLLDHCRTAMGSRMLRHWLHHARRDQNVARARHEAIAALAQSEAAGPLAATLAQVPDIERITTRIALLSARPRDLAALRDGLLQLPALRGDVVRCYGHGQGGETGLLAAIHAALATPAACLDLLVRAVAQEPAAMVRDGGVFATGFDAELDELRALSENAGQFLLDLETRERARTGIANLRVEYNKVHGFYIEVTHGQTDKVPDDYRRRQTLKNAERYITPELKVFEDKALSAQDKALVREKLLYDLLLAELAPHIGTLQTIAQGLAQLDTLNALTEHAQQHNWAAPQLVDEPCINIVEGRHPVVEKQIERFIANDCRFVNERRLLLITGPNMGGKSTFMRQVALITLLAYVGSYVPAASATIGPIDRIFTRIGATDDLAGGRSTFMVEMTESAAILNGATEHSLVLMDEVGRGTSTFDGLALAWAIARHLIDTSRSFTLFATHYFELTQLPDSHPSAANVHLSAVEHKDSIVFLHAVQAGPASQSYGLQVAQLAGVPQPVIKAARKHLARLEAQALDATPQRDLFALPSADPYAQEEEEEAAPLAALNAAQQALLDAIADLDPDALTPRDALEQLYQLKRLAAA; from the coding sequence ATGACCACCGTCCCAAAAGAAATCAACGCCGCCGCGGCAAAGAAAAATACGGCTGAAAAGCTCACGCCCATGATGCAACAATATTTGGGCATCAAGGAAAACCACCCGACGATGCTGGTTTTCTACCGCATGGGGGATTTCTACGAGTTGTTTTTCGAGGATGCGGAAAAAGCCTCGCGCCTGCTGGGCATTACCCTGACGGCGCGCGGCGTCGCCAGCGGCAATCCCATCAAGATGTGCGGCGTGCCGTTTCACTCGCTCGACGGCTACCTGGCCAAGCTGGTCAAGCTGGGCGAGTCGGTGGCCATTTGCGAACAGATCGGCGACCCGGCCACCAGCAAGGGTCCCGTCGAGCGCAAGGTCATGCGCGTGGTCACGCCCGGTACCCTGACGGATGCGGACTTGCTGCCGGAAAAGGCCGAGCGCCCGCTGCTGGCCATGTGCAGCATCACGCAGCGCAAGACGGTGACGACGGGCCTGGCCTGGCTGTCGCTGGCCAGCGGCGCCCTGAAACTGATGGAGTTTTCCGGCGACAGCGCCACCGTGGCCGTGCGATTGCAGCAGGAGCTCGAGCGCATCGTGCCGGCGGAAATCCTGAGCGGCGACAATGGCAACCTGTTCGATGACTACGCGGGCACGCATATCAACCGCGTGCCGGACTGGCATTTCGACGTGGTGGGCGGCCACAAGGCCCTGCTCGACCAGCTGGGCGTGGCGACACTCACGGGTTTTGGCGCCGACGGCCTCGGCGCCGCGTTTGGCGCGGCCGGCGCCCTGCTGCGCTATGCGCAATCGACGCAGGGACGCGGCTTGCAGCACGTGCGCTCCTTGACGACGGAAACGGAAAGCGAATTCATCGGCCTGGACGCGGCCACGCGACGCAACCTGGAATTGACGGAAACCATCCGCGGCCAGGAATCGCCCACCTTGTTTTCCCTGCTCGACCATTGCCGCACGGCCATGGGTTCGCGCATGCTGCGCCACTGGCTGCACCATGCGCGGCGCGACCAGAACGTGGCGCGCGCGCGCCATGAAGCGATCGCCGCGCTGGCGCAAAGCGAAGCGGCCGGACCATTGGCCGCCACCCTGGCGCAAGTGCCCGATATCGAACGCATCACCACGCGCATCGCGCTGCTGTCGGCGCGTCCGCGCGACCTGGCTGCCCTGCGCGACGGCTTGCTGCAACTGCCGGCCCTGCGCGGCGACGTGGTCCGTTGCTATGGTCACGGCCAGGGCGGCGAAACCGGCTTGCTGGCCGCCATCCACGCGGCGCTGGCGACGCCTGCCGCCTGCCTGGACTTGCTGGTGCGCGCCGTGGCGCAGGAACCGGCGGCCATGGTGCGCGACGGCGGCGTCTTCGCCACCGGTTTCGATGCCGAGCTCGACGAACTGCGCGCGCTGTCGGAAAACGCGGGCCAGTTCCTGCTCGACCTGGAAACGCGCGAACGCGCGCGCACGGGCATCGCCAACCTGCGCGTCGAATACAACAAGGTGCACGGCTTCTACATCGAAGTCACGCACGGCCAGACGGACAAGGTGCCGGACGACTACCGCCGCCGCCAGACCCTGAAGAACGCCGAGCGCTACATCACGCCCGAACTGAAAGTGTTCGAAGACAAGGCCCTGTCGGCGCAGGACAAGGCCCTGGTGCGCGAAAAGCTGCTGTACGACCTGCTGCTGGCCGAGCTGGCGCCGCACATCGGGACTTTGCAGACGATTGCACAGGGCCTGGCCCAGCTCGACACCCTGAATGCGCTGACGGAGCACGCGCAGCAGCACAACTGGGCCGCGCCGCAACTGGTCGACGAGCCGTGCATCAATATCGTCGAAGGCCGCCACCCGGTGGTGGAAAAGCAGATCGAACGCTTCATCGCCAACGATTGCCGCTTCGTCAACGAGCGCCGCTTGCTGCTGATTACCGGTCCGAACATGGGCGGTAAATCGACCTTCATGCGACAGGTGGCCCTGATCACGCTGCTGGCCTACGTGGGCAGCTATGTGCCGGCCGCTTCCGCCACCATCGGCCCCATCGACCGCATCTTCACGCGTATCGGCGCCACCGACGACCTGGCGGGCGGACGTTCGACCTTCATGGTGGAAATGACGGAATCGGCCGCCATCCTGAACGGCGCCACCGAACACTCGCTGGTGCTGATGGATGAAGTGGGCCGCGGCACCTCGACCTTCGACGGCCTGGCCCTGGCGTGGGCCATCGCGCGCCATTTGATCGACACCAGCCGCAGTTTCACCCTGTTTGCCACGCATTACTTTGAGCTGACGCAACTGCCGGACAGTCATCCGAGCGCCGCCAACGTGCATCTGTCCGCCGTCGAGCACAAGGACAGCATCGTCTTCCTGCACGCCGTGCAGGCGGGACCGGCTTCGCAAAGCTACGGCTTGCAGGTGGCGCAGCTGGCCGGCGTGCCGCAACCCGTGATCAAGGCCGCGCGCAAGCACCTGGCGCGCCTGGAAGCGCAGGCGCTCGACGCCACGCCGCAGCGCGACCTGTTCGCCCTGCCGTCAGCCGATCCGTATGCGCAGGAAGAGGAAGAAGAGGCGGCGCCGCTGGCGGCGCTGAACGCGGCGCAGCAAGCCTTGCTCGACGCCATCGCCGACCTCGATCCGGATGCGCTCACGCCGCGCGATGCGCTGGAGCAGCTGTATCAGTTGAAACGGCTGGCTGCCGCATGA
- the bamC gene encoding outer membrane protein assembly factor BamC, which yields MTNCKKTQSAPATFAVRGIVIGAVAASLAGCGMISSVVGGDKVDYKSVKKAGTLDVPPDLTQLQQDNRYSLPDSKNGVATASGYNAQRSAAAGTPVVVGADGVVGVVPVTAGGVKVERAGNQRWLVVKQSPEVLWPQLKQFWEDSGFTVAIDQPTAGIMETEWNENRAKVPQDFIRSTIGKAFDSLYSTGEKDKFRTRVERLADGSTEIYISHRGVEEVVTGRDKETTTWTARPNDPGLEAQFLAKLMTRLGAASDDAQAKTAVDAAIVQPQHAKLVGDAATPTRAIEVDEGFDRAWRRVGLALDRVGFTVEDRDRTQGTYFVRYVDPDAVKKDGFFSKLFSWGSSSDKDKEAQRYRVLVKAGNGSTSLVSILSNEGQPATLPVAEKILGLLNDQLK from the coding sequence ATGACTAATTGCAAGAAAACCCAATCGGCGCCTGCCACCTTCGCCGTCCGCGGCATCGTCATCGGCGCCGTCGCAGCCAGCCTCGCGGGCTGCGGCATGATCAGTTCGGTGGTCGGCGGCGACAAAGTCGACTACAAGTCGGTCAAGAAGGCCGGCACCCTGGACGTGCCGCCTGACCTGACGCAATTGCAGCAGGACAACCGCTATTCCTTGCCGGATTCGAAAAACGGCGTTGCCACGGCGTCCGGCTACAACGCGCAGCGCAGCGCAGCGGCAGGCACGCCTGTCGTCGTGGGCGCCGATGGCGTGGTGGGCGTCGTGCCGGTGACGGCGGGCGGCGTCAAGGTCGAGCGCGCGGGCAACCAGCGCTGGCTGGTGGTCAAGCAGTCGCCTGAAGTGCTGTGGCCGCAGCTGAAGCAGTTCTGGGAAGATTCCGGCTTCACGGTCGCCATCGACCAGCCGACGGCTGGCATCATGGAAACCGAGTGGAACGAGAACCGCGCCAAGGTGCCGCAAGACTTTATCCGCAGCACCATCGGCAAGGCTTTCGATTCGCTGTACTCGACCGGTGAAAAAGACAAGTTCCGCACCCGCGTGGAACGCCTGGCCGATGGCTCGACCGAGATCTACATCAGCCACCGTGGCGTGGAAGAGGTCGTCACGGGCCGCGACAAGGAAACCACCACCTGGACCGCGCGTCCCAACGATCCGGGCCTGGAAGCGCAATTCCTCGCCAAGCTGATGACGCGCCTGGGCGCGGCCAGCGACGACGCGCAGGCGAAGACGGCTGTCGACGCCGCCATCGTGCAGCCGCAGCACGCCAAGCTGGTCGGCGACGCCGCCACGCCAACGCGCGCCATCGAAGTCGATGAAGGGTTCGACCGCGCCTGGCGCCGTGTCGGCCTGGCGCTGGACCGCGTCGGCTTCACCGTGGAAGACCGCGACCGCACGCAAGGCACGTATTTCGTGCGTTACGTCGATCCGGATGCGGTCAAGAAAGATGGTTTCTTCTCGAAACTGTTCAGCTGGGGCTCGTCGTCCGACAAGGACAAGGAAGCGCAGCGCTACCGCGTCCTGGTCAAGGCCGGCAATGGTTCGACCAGCCTGGTCAGCATCCTCAGCAACGAAGGCCAGCCGGCTACATTGCCAGTAGCCGAGAAGATCCTGGGCTTGCTGAACGATCAGTTGAAATAA